The genomic window ggaatagcaagcgctaaaccttgaatgaaaacagggttgcaagcgcaaaccctatagataagctatggagtccaccaggaataaagaaaactttggattctatataataaaagagataatccTTATGGCCACGCCAAATgtctttaaatacagaaaacaaataaaccctattgggccttatgggcctttaatccaaaacaaaattaaataaaacaaataaaatagaaattacttaaatattaaaactaaaatcgCTTAaatattgcttaaatattaaaatgctttccgacgcgcgatttcttctttgatacgcacaatcctcctacatcagtctccTTCACTTCTGAAGAACTCGACCCCGAGTTCTCTTCTTGATAAAGAACTTCATCTGGCAGCTTGCTATAATTGTAAGTACCAACTGAAAACCTCTCCTTACGTCGAAATGCCATCACATCTTCTCCCACATTGAAAACTTTAACTTCCATGTGTTTATCTCGCATAGGAGGCAAATCGGTTGCCAGCTCATCTGCGGTCAACTCTTTGAAATCCTTTAGGATCCCTAGCAGTTCTTCTGGAATTGTTTCCTCCTTTATAGCATTCATCAACCCTTTGATCACCACTGGACAGAAACATTCGGTTTCTTTTACAGCCTCATTAAGCTCCTTTTCACTATGCGTCATCATCAAGAATCTAGGATTCTTTCCTCTTGGATTCTTATCAAAGTGCAAAACAGGAGCCATAGCAATTTTATGTGTGCCCCATGTAAACATCATCACGTTATCCCGTCCTcgataagtgatatcattatcaaactgccaaggcctaccaagtaaaatatgacaaacatccatatcaagaacatcacaaagtacctcttccaccaagtaaaatatgacaaacatccatatcaagaacatcacaaagtaccTCTTCTCTATAATGTTTTCCGATGGAGATAGGAACTCTGCAGGTTAGTGTTACTCGAACTTGGGAGCCCTTACTTACCCAACCGAGGTTGTACGGCTTCTCAtgtggttttgtggacaacttcaaATAATCTACCAATTTTTTCGACACCAGATTCTCCATGCTGCCACTATCCACAATTAGATTACACACTTTGTTCTTGATAGAACAATGTGTCTTGAACAAATTCTTGCGCTGCCCTTCGTCTTTGGATGCTAGTAACATTCGTTGCAACACAAAATTTACCCTCTCATCAGATTCTTCCACCGCAAACTCAACATCGGCATACTCATCGTTCTTTACTGTAGAATCTTGTCTTTCCTCATCTTCCTCCCTTTCTTCCACAACAGCAGCGACTCTTCTTGTTGGACAAACATTTGATTTGTGGCATCTTCCGTTACAACGATAACATATGTCTATAGCGGGTCtagcatatggattatttggcctCTGAATTGGTGCTTTACCATGCTGCACACTGCTAGAGCTGCTAACCCCCTTATTCTCAAGATTGGAATCCCGGGgtgttgcattcttttccttgtcACCTGCTGATTCACAGTTACTTTGGGGTGAATACCTTTCAATAGACGAGAAATTTCGAGGGGATTTCTCCATCAATTCTGCCTTCAAAGCCAAACTGGATGCTTCACTAACGGTCCATACAGTCTGTAAACCCATCTTCTCCTGCAAGGATCCCTTTAGGCCACTGATGTATCGAGCCACTTTTTGGCTTTCTGATTCTCCCAATTCATTGCGCTCAGAAAACCGCAGGAACTCAGCTGTGTATTCAGTCACGGTTCTCTTGCCCTGAACACACTCGATGTACATCTTATAAAGAATCTGCTCATAATCCTCCGGTAAAAACCGCTCCAGcatcaattgtttcattcttCTCCAAGTTCTGACTGGCCCCTTTCTTTGTCTCTGCCtttgaacaacaagtttatcccacCAGACAGCTGCAGTACTTTTAAGTCTGATCGCAACCATCTTGACTTGCTTGTTCTCAGGGACACCCATAACGTCGAAGAACCTGTCGACGTCGATCTGCCAATCAAGAAACTCCTCCACTCCCATAGTTCCGTAGAACAATGGAATATCAGCCTTCACTCGATAGTCATGGTTGTTCTGTAGATTCCTACGATTATCTTCTTCATCGTAAGGTTCTTCTTCATCAGAACTTGAATCTTCGACACAGTTTCCACCCCGTAGAACCCTAATCGGTTCCTCTCTCCTGTTTCTTCGCCGATtcccattgttgttgttgttggcgttgttcgCCTGATTTGCTAAATTCGCCATCTGTTCAGTCAAAGCAGTTAGAGCCGCGGTAAAAGCCGTGGTAATTCCTCAAGATCTGCTTTGGTCACCGGTTGGTCCGCCATAGTTGTCAAGCTACGAAAAGAACAGGAGaaaacctgctctgatgccaactgacgcagtcggaagccgcccaaagaaatagcaagcgctaaaccttgaatgaaaacagggttgcaagcgcaaacccTATAGATAAGCTCTGGAGTCCACCAAGGActaaagaaaactttggattctatataataaaagagataatccttatggccatgccaaaggtctttaaatacagaaaacaaataaaccctattgggccttatgggcctttaatccaaaacaaaattaaataaaacaaataaaatagaaattacttaaatattaaaactaaaatcgCTTAaatattgcttaaatattaaaatgctttccgacgcgcgatttcttctttgatacgcaCAATCCTCCTACATCAAGAACAAATAACACCAATAGCATGAAATATGTTCTCAATAACAATAATTACTCACAACAAGCCAAGTATAATAAGGGGTGGGATGTCCTTCAAAAATAGAATAACTCTGTTGACAACAAAATTAAAGAACTCAATAATCGATAGTTTACAAATTACTTTTCCTAAGCAGTAAATACTTAAGCTAACCACTGTAGAGAGCCAGTCAGATTTTACCCTCCCTCAGTACCTAATTATAATAGCCATTTGGAACATTTGTTTGTCAATATAAGACCCATAGCAAATTTCTACatacaattattatttattttttcaaatgtatCCCTTCTTAGTACTACCAATTTGTCTTGGAATATGAAAAATCAGCATTGAACACAGATGTACATAGAGGATAATTTAGTAATTGTGACAAACAAATTTTACACATTAATTACACTACCGACATTTTTTAATATGTGCATCAAAAGGTCTTAAAAATTGGAGCAGGGGCtgtaagaaacaaaaataaaacttataGGTCGTTTTAAATGTTCTGAAGAATTTTTACACATCTTTGCAGATTTATGGTTGACGACATAGAGGTTCATTTCAAATTTCATTAAAACCACGTTTTAAATCATAACCATAGTAAAACTTAGAAATGTTAGCAATGAAATTCTTAGATGGGTGTAAAATTTTGAACTGCTAACATATATTatcatttgaaaaataaatgaactgATATTGAATAAAATATTGTTCACTAATCACCTGTTGTACAGTTaaatatgtatgaatgcatgTAAGTATAACTATATATACATATGCAATATAAACTAAAGttaaaaaatttcatatttattttgagGGTATGGATGAGTGATTGAGGAACCCAATAGAAACTGATATTCATTTGTGGAACAACCTAGACCAGCTCCTTAAAACAGAAGCAGTCCCCTATAATTACACAAAACCAAAAAAGAGATGATAGTTTGATACCACATGTCATTAAAGAGAAAACCTGCCGAAATCCTTGTTAAGTAATGTCCTACCTCGCTAAGATCCTCACATTCACATTTATCTCTCTTTTTCTAGATTTCTTCCCTCTCCTCTTCCCCTTCCGTGCAAGTATCTGTTATTTCTATGgcagaattttttttttacatccaTTATTAGTTGGGTTGGTTCCCCAATCCTCTTATCATCCTTCATAATGTACACCCTCCTAACAGTAAGTTGAAAACTATTGACAGTGTAGACAGATCTACATAACAGACCTGTAGTTACATGTACAGATCCATGTCTGGATAAGTACCAAGTATACTGGTTATTGGAATGCCAAAGTACCTTACATGCAGGCATTTGGCATGAGAATATGATGACATAATTCATAACCATTAAAATTGTCATGGTGTATCAGGAACTTTTTTACTTCCTGCAGCCAGATCAATTTTGATCAATCCTGGGTCTAAACTAGACACATATCAACAAATGCCTACATCTACCAagccttttttaatttaataataccTACCAGTAGCAGTAATGCATTCGAAGTGCATGCTCATGCTAACTACATTGTGCaccaattataatttataatattattggtGAAAAACTTACATCTGCAGGGGTGTCAATTGGCAATTTGAGAACAGTGTCACCAAGAGTTTCCAAGATAGTCATCTCAAGGGACTCATCAGCATCTAATGCCACTGCCGAGAGAGAATTTGAAGAAAGAGCTCGTCCACAGTATCCAACAAGGAATATTTCATAAACATCAGCAATTTCTTTCCATATTCGTGTTCTGACAGGTTTTGTAATGCCAGACTGTGGACCACCTTTTGTTGATTTCATTACATAGTCAACAAGAACACGATTGAATGCTTCAACTGCTAACCTCCAAAGTGCACTATCTGGATTGTCTCGTCGTGTTGTCATACATCTGAGAAGTAACATAATAATATAATTGCACAATACTCACAAATCTATAgagaaaaaggaaaatattatGCACAGATTAACAAGGTGAATTGGAGCACTCAGTAGAGGTAAATACATTGTTCCATTCCTAGGTGAATAACGATACCAGTCTGTTAGCAGTAACAGTGGGTAgatttagggtgtgtttgtttgtACTGATTGTGGAAGGAAATATTGAGCAAGGATGGAAAGCTCTTTTTTCTAGTATCGTCCTTCGTTCGGAACAACACTAAAATAAAAGAGTTGCCAAGTGGTAAAAAGTTCACAGCTATCAATTTCATGAGCAAATAATATTGTAAAAGAGAGCTCTACTTTAAAGGTTGTTGGTAAAGAGTTGgagtaatagtttttttttttctactATAGTCTATAGcaatggaaaaaaaaaaaactattacttCAACACTTTACAAACAACCTTTGAAGTAAAGCTCCCTTTTACGATATTTTTTGCTCATGAAATTGATAGCTGTGAACTTTTTATCACTTGATtagctcttttctttttgttaagAGTCTCATATCGGACAATATATAGCCCGAGCATAAGTGGGGACAGTTTTCACCTTACAAGTCAGTTTTATAAGATTGAGTTAGGTTCAACAACAATTCTTAATCCAATATGAAGAGCATATTGATcaggccacccaccatttattccACGCACCAAGTCCAATAATGCTAGGCGTGATGGGGAGTATTGGAAAATCGGCTTGTAAAGTGAGGGGTGTCACACTTTATAAACTCTTTTTAGGCTTTACCTTCAACCAATGTGAGACTATTGGACTTGGGGCATGGATATATGTGATGGGTGGCCCAAATTGTTGATACGTGGGACTTGGTTTTTACAATACACCCCCTTCACGCCCAACATTATAGGGCTTGGTACGTTGAATAAATGGTGGATGGCACTATTGATaggctcttgataccatattAAAAATTGTGGTTGAGCCTAACTTAACCTTACAAAACCAATTTGTAATGTGAGGATCAAGCTTGTCAAGATCAGGATCTTGCATAAGATTGGGAGATGACAGTAAAATCGTATAACATAAGATCGTAACTAAGATCAGAAGGTCCTACCTATTGGACTTTCCACCTTAATTGTAGTCCGCCCCTAGTTGCCTTAATTGCGGCACTTTGCCTTGCCTTCATTGCAGCCCCTAACACCTTCATTGAGTTGGCTTTGAAGGGGGCGGATTTAGTCACACATTGCTTAAAGATATGGCatgtgttgtgtttataagtgggggcaattttCACCCTACAAGttagttttgtagggatgagttaggcccaacccaaaTTCTAAGATGGAATCAGAGTCTATCCTAGATCCATTGTTGGGCTTCCGCATCATCCACGCTTCGGGCTCATTAAGACCCAAGCGTGAGGGGATGTGTTGGACTTTCCTCCTTCATTGCGGTCTGCCCCAAGTCGCCTTAATTGCGGCAATTTGTCTGGCCTTCATTGCAGccaacaccttcattgtgttggctttgaaggggtggatttagtctcacattgcttagagatatggcATGTGTTttgtttataagtgggggcaaccCTCACCCTACaaaccggttttgtagggatgagatAGGTCCAACCCAAATTCTAAGACTACCCAATTATTTTTGTAAGATCGAGAGGGAGTAGCAAGTGTATCCGTGGGAAAATGGCCTTTTTCGAACCGTAATTGTTGCGCATCGGCATCTTGTCAACCTTCTTGGCTTGTAATGGCGGTGGCCAGAAAACGGCAAGCAAGGCCGAAAAATGACTGATTATGGCCAGAACTGGCCAAGATCGCACAAAATCAAcggttttataatttatttattttttgtaatttggCTACCACACACAATTCTATTTAAGATCGGGATCGTTGGAGTGAGTGAGATCGCAAAATCGTAAGATTTAAAGAACTAAATCGAGATCTTGACAACCATGGTGACAATTAtccccacttataaacatataTTCAGCCCATATATTGTCCGGCGTGGGACTCTTTAACACACTCCTTTATGCACAGGACTTGAATG from Vicia villosa cultivar HV-30 ecotype Madison, WI unplaced genomic scaffold, Vvil1.0 ctg.000363F_1_1_3, whole genome shotgun sequence includes these protein-coding regions:
- the LOC131627414 gene encoding uncharacterized protein LOC131627414; translated protein: MANLANQANNANNNNNGNRRRNRREEPIRVLRGGNCVEDSSSDEEEPYDEEDNRRNLQNNHDYRVKADIPLFYGTMGVEEFLDWQIDVDRFFDVMGVPENKQVKMVAIRLKSTAAVWWDKLVVQRQRQRKGPVRTWRRMKQLMLERFLPEDYEQILYKMYIECVQGKRTVTEYTAEFLRFSERNELGESESQKVARYISGLKGSLQEKMGLQTVWTVSEASSLALKAELMEKSPRNFSSIERYSPQSNCESAGDKEKNATPRDSNLENKGVSSSSSVQHGKAPIQRPNNPYARPAIDICYRCNGRCHKSNVCPTRRVAAVVEEREEDEERQDSTVKNDEYADVEFAVEESDERVNFVLQRMLLASKDEGQRKNLFKTHCSIKNKVCNLIVDSGSMENLVSKKLVDYLKLSTKPHEKPYNLGWVSKGSQVRVTLTCRVPISIGKHYREEVLCDVLDMDVCHILLGRPWQFDNDITYRGRDNVMMFTWGTHKIAMAPVLHFDKNPRGKNPRFLMMTHSEKELNEAVKETECFCPVVIKGLMNAIKEETIPEELLGILKDFKELTADELATDLPPMRDKHMEVKVFNVGEDVMAFRRKERFSVGTYNYSKLPDEVLYQEENSGSSSSEVKETDVGGLCVSKKKSRVGKHFNI